In Oligoflexia bacterium, the genomic stretch GCGTAATCAGTTTTGGTTTATTACATATTATGCAGAATATTTTTTAAGGCATTTTACATTTCCAGATATGTTTCACTCTCAACAAGCAATCGGAATGCCTGCGGCGATATTTTATGCAGCGCCATTTTATAAACTCATGGCAATTCCTGCAATTATTCTGGGTACAGGAATAGCTTTTAGATTGGTCATTCTGGGTGTTTTATTATTTCAGTATTACTGCATTGAAAAATTATTCAGTGAATTATCAGGTAACCAAAAGCTTTCTAGAGTTATTGCCATTATTTGGACACTCAGCATTTATCCTATGACGAATCTCTACAATCGATCAGCGCTCATGGAGTTCGTAGCTTTTGCATTATTAACATCAAGCATTTGTCTTTTGTGTTTAATCACACTACAAAGTGAAAAATATCTTCGATTCAGTTTTATGAGCCTTATGGGTTTTTGTTTTACTTTAGCTGCTGGTATTCACCCCATCACAGCGGTGTACGGCGGTACTTTTGCGATTGTTACTTTTCTAACCTTGTTAAAATTAAGTAAGAACAGAAAAAAAATATTTTTAGCACTGTTGCCACTTGTTGGTCTGAGTCTGCTTTGTCTGGCACCGTGGGTGTATGCAACGGCAAACATATATCCGCAACTTGCAGTTGCCCAAAAAATAAATTCAATAGATCTTTTCTTCGACCCGGCTAAACTTTGGTGGTTAAGACTACTTCCGTTTCCTTTTGATCCGCGTATGACGTACAAAGAGACTGATCCGCTACCAATTCATATGGATACACAGATAAGTGTACTGCTCATTGTACTACTCATTTATTTTATACGACGCACACATTTAAAGTTTGGTAAAAATGGAATCCTTATTCTAGTTGGCTGTATTTTATTTTCAGTAAGTTATTGGCTATCGATTTCGCTTACACCGTGGGGTTATTTACCTGAAATTTATAAATCGGCACAACTTAGCTATCGACTCACAGCTTATTGTAACTTGGCTTTGCTCTTGGCACTCGCTGGGTGTTTTGTGGGTGGTGGTCGATTGAAGGTAAACTTTGGTTCTCGTGGATTTAAAATAATAACTGTCGGCTTACTTGTGAGCGCTTGTTTTGCCCATACACTTAAAATCGCCCATGCATTTCGCGCTCAAGAATCAAAAGAAGACAAATACACTCGATTCTTATCTGAGAAAGATGGGTTATTAGCATATCCACCAACGCTCTATTCGGCCGATTCCTATGTAGTTACGGGTTTAAATGAAAAAATGCCGGTAGTTAATGAGGTACAGAAAATTCAGATTCCATTTCTCATTACTACGGGCAAAAATTTTGGAAAAGTAGATGAACTTAATATTAATTTGGAATCAGAAAAATTTGTACTAACAAACGTTCAAGCATTTCCATGGAGTCAGATTTTGCTCGATGGTGAAACCACAAAATTATATGAGCATGATAATAAATACGCGTTGAAAATACCTGCGGGAGCACACACGATCGCCTATCAATTGAAGCTTCCTACAGTCTATTCTATATTATCAGTAATTTCGACGATGCTCTATTTGCTTTGGTTTTTGGTTGCAATAAAACCGGCATTTAATTTATCTAGAGTTCGCAGCTAGTTATATAAATACAACTTTTGCACAATTATTTTTTCTTCTTCTTCTTATTTTTATTTGTCTGCAGTGCAGCTTCATGTGCCCATACGGCTGGTAAACCAATTTCAAGAAAATATTCATACTGGTAGCCTGGAAATAAATTTTCAATTTTATTTTGCAACCGTAAAAGTGTTTCTTCTTTAACAGGCATACGAGGTTGCGCAGCTTTTACCAATTCAATAATTTTTTCAAGGTAGACTCTTTGGCGAAATAAAAGTTCGGGCCCACCGAAAGCTCCGCGGCCTGGGTACACAAATTCAGGTTTTAAACTTTCAAGTTCTTCAATGCGTTTGAGCCAATCATCAAGTTTTCCAATTTCAAGCCAACTATGATTGTGATTGGTGACAAGGTCTCCAGTAAAAATATTTTTCCCGTATTCAATAACAACATGTGCTTCACTGCAACCAGCACCTAAAACGTGTGCTTTGACGGTAACCCCACCGGCTGATAGCTCTTGTGTAGCATTTCCAAAACTATCTGGTGCAGCAGCACTGGTTGGATAATCAGGTTGGTAGCGTGGGTAAAACCAGCCATAGCGGTCTTTGTGAATTGCTGGAATAATATTTTTTACCTGTTCTGATGTGACAACACGAATACCTCTTTTTTGAAAATTCAAAGTTCCATTAAATTTATCAGGATTAGGATGTAAAATAATGGCGAGTAATACTTTTTTACCTGTTATTTTTTCAGCGACATTAATTGATTCTTCAGCTGCAGATGGAAGAAATTGTGTGTCGATGAAAATCAGGCCTTTGGGGCCTTCTATCCAATAGGACGATGTTTCAAAGCCTTTAGGTGTTGTGATGTACGTGCCGATATTTCCATTACCATGCTTAATAATATATTGAGTTGATGGCGTTTTATTGGTGCTGCTACAGGCCATAAAGCAAAAGGCTAAAATAAGAATAACGGCTTTACACATAAATGCTCCTCTATGGTGGAGCACAGTAGTTAGCCTGTGTGGAATTATTTGTCGAGGCTAATGCTATGCTTCATAAAGTCATATTATTTTATTTTTGAGTGATTGAGCGAGCTGTGTAATGCTTAGTCTATGGTTAGACGTGTCAGTATCTTTATGGTTGGCTTAGTACTTGGATTAATCTTGCAATATTTTATTACGAGCCATCGTCAGACGTTAGTTCGTGAAGAAAAAGAAGCTCAAGTACTTAAGCTCAAAATGCAGGTGTCACCGACTCCTGCGCTTACACCTAATCCATGACCGAAAAAAGAAAAGATATTCTATTTTTAATATTCATTTTTATAATTACAACAATTTCATTTTCATTGGGTTTTGAAGCCAGTTATGTCAATTGGGATGATAATGTATTAATTCTTGATAATATTTTATTGAGACAACCTTTGTGGGTGGCTGTCAAATCTGCTTTTGGGCACTATTACTTCAGTGATTATCTGCCCGTAACTTTGATGTCATTATGGTTGGATATTAAAATTTTCGGCTATAATTCATCTGCTCAGCATGTTGTGAATCTAGGTCTGCATTTGAGTAATATTGCGTTGTTTTTTTATTTCCTTTCGTTGCTTAAATTACCAAAAATTTGGATTTATATCATAGTGGCGGTATTTGCATTTCACCCTGTCCAAACAGAAGTGCTCATGTGGGTCAGTAATCGAAACATATTACTTGCAACGCCATTGATGTTGGTTTCATCAATTTTGATTTTAAGAAGTAATAGTAAAATAAATTTTTTAGTTGGCAGTTTATTTTATGTTCTATCGATATTGTGTAAATCGGTAAGTGTGCTTGTGCCTTTTTTATGGATTTGCATTGAATTGTTTTTAATGAAAAGAACACTCAATTCAACACAAAAATATGCCTCCTTTCTTTTAATCATTGTTGCTGGTTTGTTTGTTAGGGTTCATGCATATTCAGAGGGTATTAAGCAAAACTTTAGCGCGGTTACATTTGACATCACTAGGATTGCGCAGTTGCCAGTCGCTATGTTCAATGCGCTTGCGCTCTATATAAAAATGTTCTTTTACCCAACTGAATATTCCATAATCTATCCGCGTTTTTCACTGACCATGAATAGTATTGTGGCCGCATTAACGGTATTTGTTTTTTCTATGTTTCTAATTTGGCGATATGTGAAAACAAAAAAATCAGAGTACATATTTTTTATATCACTAATACTTATTTTCTTAATCCCGGTGCTTCAAATTTTACCGAGATTAAGTTATGTAAATGATCGTTACATGTATATTCCGATCATAGGTTTTGTGGGGCTTTTATTAACATTGCTTCAAGATCTTTGTGAAAATTTCAAAATAATAAAACTCAAATACCTCCATTTTGTAATATGTATTTTAATTATACCTTTGCCCTTTTTTTCTTATGCCAGAAGTCAAGTTTGGTTGGGTGATCGACAGCTTTGGGAGGACACCGTTGAGAAAATTCCAACTAGCCAATTAGCTCGCGGCAATCTTGCTCTGGCCTACTATAGAGAGGGGCATTACTTAGAAGCTGTCTCACTTTTGAAGACGGTTTTTTCATTCGACACAGACGATGGCAGTGTATGTAATGCCTACAATAATTTAGCTGCAATTTATTCAAACTCAAATGCGGCAGAGCATTTCGATATAAATCGTGCCCTCGCCCTTTTAGAAGAGGGTGTTAAGCGATGTGTGAAAATAGGGGATACATTTTTATTGAGGCTAAATATGGCGCTGATGCATAAAAATCTTAGACATAATATTGAAGCTAAAAAGATACTTCTTAAATTAAAGGAAGATCTCATCGAAGCCTCGTCAATAGACCAGCGATTTCAATTAATAAGTAAACGTGTGGATGCTCTCATTAATGAACTGTCACTCTAACAAGTCTTGAGTCGAGTCTATATTCAGATTTGTGTGTGATATCCGATAAATACCTTGTGAGTACTAAGAGTCAGCAACCATGGATTCCACTTGATAGAATTGAAGACGCTGCGCGTGTTGATGCGGCATTAGTCATTCTAAGTCTTGCTTTGGGCGCATGGTTTTTCTATAAAATTTTTCTAGGCCGCCTTTCTGAAGAGCGACACCGCAATTTGAAAAGTTTGTTTTGGAATCTCGGTGGCCACACTCTTGCGGCAACTGTTTTGTTGATTTCATATTGGTATCTCGATTTTCATGCAGAGCCTGAAACTGGAGTAGACTACATCGCGGGTTATATTGGCCTTGCGGGAATGTTTTCAGCTGCCGTTGTATTCATGAAAACAGCTCGCATTTTACTTTTTGAATATTTGTTTTTGGGGCACATGAAACAAGGTGTGCCTTTACTATTAGTGAATTTCTTAAGTCTTATACTTTCAATTCTTATCGTTGGTTGGTTTGCAACTGAGATATTTGCATTTAAAGTAACTTCATTATTAGCAACATCTGCAATGTTTTCTGTAGTTATTGGCTTGGCACTACAAGATACACTGGGAAATCTTTTTGCAGGTGCTGCTTTGCAAATGGATAAACCTTACGAAATTGGTGACTGGGTAGAAATCGGCCACGATTCAATAAAATGGGTAGGGCAAGTTTACGAGGTGTCTTGGC encodes the following:
- a CDS encoding MBL fold metallo-hydrolase, giving the protein MCKAVILILAFCFMACSSTNKTPSTQYIIKHGNGNIGTYITTPKGFETSSYWIEGPKGLIFIDTQFLPSAAEESINVAEKITGKKVLLAIILHPNPDKFNGTLNFQKRGIRVVTSEQVKNIIPAIHKDRYGWFYPRYQPDYPTSAAAPDSFGNATQELSAGGVTVKAHVLGAGCSEAHVVIEYGKNIFTGDLVTNHNHSWLEIGKLDDWLKRIEELESLKPEFVYPGRGAFGGPELLFRQRVYLEKIIELVKAAQPRMPVKEETLLRLQNKIENLFPGYQYEYFLEIGLPAVWAHEAALQTNKNKKKKKK
- a CDS encoding tetratricopeptide repeat protein, with translation MTEKRKDILFLIFIFIITTISFSLGFEASYVNWDDNVLILDNILLRQPLWVAVKSAFGHYYFSDYLPVTLMSLWLDIKIFGYNSSAQHVVNLGLHLSNIALFFYFLSLLKLPKIWIYIIVAVFAFHPVQTEVLMWVSNRNILLATPLMLVSSILILRSNSKINFLVGSLFYVLSILCKSVSVLVPFLWICIELFLMKRTLNSTQKYASFLLIIVAGLFVRVHAYSEGIKQNFSAVTFDITRIAQLPVAMFNALALYIKMFFYPTEYSIIYPRFSLTMNSIVAALTVFVFSMFLIWRYVKTKKSEYIFFISLILIFLIPVLQILPRLSYVNDRYMYIPIIGFVGLLLTLLQDLCENFKIIKLKYLHFVICILIIPLPFFSYARSQVWLGDRQLWEDTVEKIPTSQLARGNLALAYYREGHYLEAVSLLKTVFSFDTDDGSVCNAYNNLAAIYSNSNAAEHFDINRALALLEEGVKRCVKIGDTFLLRLNMALMHKNLRHNIEAKKILLKLKEDLIEASSIDQRFQLISKRVDALINELSL
- a CDS encoding mechanosensitive ion channel family protein; protein product: MSTKSQQPWIPLDRIEDAARVDAALVILSLALGAWFFYKIFLGRLSEERHRNLKSLFWNLGGHTLAATVLLISYWYLDFHAEPETGVDYIAGYIGLAGMFSAAVVFMKTARILLFEYLFLGHMKQGVPLLLVNFLSLILSILIVGWFATEIFAFKVTSLLATSAMFSVVIGLALQDTLGNLFAGAALQMDKPYEIGDWVEIGHDSIKWVGQVYEVSWRATILIGFADELITIPNRVVAQSQISNFAAKRNPIIRGHIFRIPYKTNLEEVRKLLLEAALKVTGVRAHPAPMVLLQEAHDSWMQCKLVYFIDNYGAQYLIGDQVLTESMKTLDAAGIQLAHPRLIVEQDLKGNRTQHL